From Oryza sativa Japonica Group chromosome 4, ASM3414082v1, one genomic window encodes:
- the LOC4336044 gene encoding glyceraldehyde-3-phosphate dehydrogenase A, chloroplastic isoform X1, whose translation MASPMLSAATVPLQGGGLSEFSGLRSSSSLPLRRNATSDDFMNAVSFRTHAFVLRRAQVGTSGGARRAPTEAKLKVAINGFGRIGRNFLRCWHGRGDSSPLDVIAINDTGGVKQASHLLKYDSTLGIFDADVKPVGDNAISVDGKVIKVVSDRNPSNLPWGELGIDLVIEGTGVFVDRDGAGKHIQAGAKKVLITAPGKGDIPTYVVGVNADQYSPDEPIISNASCTTNCLAPFVKILDQKFGIIKGTMTTTHSYTGDQRLLDASHRDLRRARAAALNIVPTSTGAAKAVALVLPNLKGKLNGIALRVPTPNVSVVDLVVQVSKKTLAEEVNQAFRDSAANELKGILEVCDVPLVSVDFRCSDVSCTIDASLSMVMGDDMVKVIAWYDNEWGYSQRVVDLADIVANQWK comes from the exons ATGGCGTCGCCCAtgctctccgccgccaccgtgccACTCCAG GGAGGCGGCTTGTCGGAGTTCTCCGGCCTGAGGagctcgtcgtcgctgccgctgcGGCGGAATGCCACCTCCGACGACTTCATGAACGCGGTCTCCTTCAGGACCCACGCG TTTGTGTTGCGGCGGGCGCAGGTTGGCACgagcggcggggcgcggcgggCGCCGACGGAGGCGAAGCTGAAGGTGGCGATCAACGGGTTCGGCCGCATCGGGCGCAACTTCCTGCGGTGCTGGCACGGGCGCGGCGACAGCTCGCCCCTCGACGTCATCGCCATCAACGACACCGGAGGCGTGAAGCAGGCGTCGCACCTCCTCAAGTACGACTCCACGCTCGGCATCTTCGACGCCGACGTCAAGCCCGTGGGCGACAACGCCATCTCCGTCGACGGCAAGGTGATCAAGGTCGTCTCCGACCGCAACCCGTCCAACCTGCCGTGGGGCGAGCTCGGCATCGACCTCGTCATCGAGGGCACCGGTGTGTTCGTCGACCGCGACGGCGCGGGCAAGCACATCCAGGCCGGCGCCAAGAAGGTGCTCATCACCGCCCCCGGCAAGGGTGACATCCCCACCTACGTCGTCGGCGTCAATGCCGACCAGTACAGCCCCGACGAGCCCATCATCAGCAACGCCTCCTGCACCACCAACTGCCTCGCCCCCTTCGTGAAGATCCTCGACCAGAAGTTCG GCATCATCAAGGGGACGATGACCACCACCCACTCCTACACCGGCGACCAGAGGCTGCTCGACGCGAGCCACCGTGACCTCcggcgcgcgcgtgcggcggcgcTGAACATCGTGCCGACGTCCACCGGCGCGGCCAAGGCCGTGGCGCTGGTGCTCCCGAACCTCAAGGGGAAGCTCAACGGGATCGCGCTCCGGGTGCCGACGCCGAACGTGTCCGTGGTCGACCTCGTGGTGCAGGTGTCCAAGAAGACCCTCGCCGAGGAGGTGAACCAGGCGTTCCGCGACAGCGCCGCCAACGAGCTCAAGGGCATCCTCGAGGTCTGCGACGTGCCGCTCGTGTCCGTCGACTTCAGGTGCTCCGACGTGTCGTGCACCATCGACGCGTCGCTCAGCATGGTCATGGGCGACGACATGGTGAAGGTCATCGCCTGGTACGACAACGAGTGGGGATACTCGCAGAGGGTCGTCGACCTCGCCGACATCGTCGCCAACCAGTGGAAGTGA
- the LOC4336044 gene encoding glyceraldehyde-3-phosphate dehydrogenase A, chloroplastic isoform X2, whose amino-acid sequence MASPMLSAATVPLQGGGLSEFSGLRSSSSLPLRRNATSDDFMNAVSFRTHAVGTSGGARRAPTEAKLKVAINGFGRIGRNFLRCWHGRGDSSPLDVIAINDTGGVKQASHLLKYDSTLGIFDADVKPVGDNAISVDGKVIKVVSDRNPSNLPWGELGIDLVIEGTGVFVDRDGAGKHIQAGAKKVLITAPGKGDIPTYVVGVNADQYSPDEPIISNASCTTNCLAPFVKILDQKFGIIKGTMTTTHSYTGDQRLLDASHRDLRRARAAALNIVPTSTGAAKAVALVLPNLKGKLNGIALRVPTPNVSVVDLVVQVSKKTLAEEVNQAFRDSAANELKGILEVCDVPLVSVDFRCSDVSCTIDASLSMVMGDDMVKVIAWYDNEWGYSQRVVDLADIVANQWK is encoded by the exons ATGGCGTCGCCCAtgctctccgccgccaccgtgccACTCCAG GGAGGCGGCTTGTCGGAGTTCTCCGGCCTGAGGagctcgtcgtcgctgccgctgcGGCGGAATGCCACCTCCGACGACTTCATGAACGCGGTCTCCTTCAGGACCCACGCG GTTGGCACgagcggcggggcgcggcgggCGCCGACGGAGGCGAAGCTGAAGGTGGCGATCAACGGGTTCGGCCGCATCGGGCGCAACTTCCTGCGGTGCTGGCACGGGCGCGGCGACAGCTCGCCCCTCGACGTCATCGCCATCAACGACACCGGAGGCGTGAAGCAGGCGTCGCACCTCCTCAAGTACGACTCCACGCTCGGCATCTTCGACGCCGACGTCAAGCCCGTGGGCGACAACGCCATCTCCGTCGACGGCAAGGTGATCAAGGTCGTCTCCGACCGCAACCCGTCCAACCTGCCGTGGGGCGAGCTCGGCATCGACCTCGTCATCGAGGGCACCGGTGTGTTCGTCGACCGCGACGGCGCGGGCAAGCACATCCAGGCCGGCGCCAAGAAGGTGCTCATCACCGCCCCCGGCAAGGGTGACATCCCCACCTACGTCGTCGGCGTCAATGCCGACCAGTACAGCCCCGACGAGCCCATCATCAGCAACGCCTCCTGCACCACCAACTGCCTCGCCCCCTTCGTGAAGATCCTCGACCAGAAGTTCG GCATCATCAAGGGGACGATGACCACCACCCACTCCTACACCGGCGACCAGAGGCTGCTCGACGCGAGCCACCGTGACCTCcggcgcgcgcgtgcggcggcgcTGAACATCGTGCCGACGTCCACCGGCGCGGCCAAGGCCGTGGCGCTGGTGCTCCCGAACCTCAAGGGGAAGCTCAACGGGATCGCGCTCCGGGTGCCGACGCCGAACGTGTCCGTGGTCGACCTCGTGGTGCAGGTGTCCAAGAAGACCCTCGCCGAGGAGGTGAACCAGGCGTTCCGCGACAGCGCCGCCAACGAGCTCAAGGGCATCCTCGAGGTCTGCGACGTGCCGCTCGTGTCCGTCGACTTCAGGTGCTCCGACGTGTCGTGCACCATCGACGCGTCGCTCAGCATGGTCATGGGCGACGACATGGTGAAGGTCATCGCCTGGTACGACAACGAGTGGGGATACTCGCAGAGGGTCGTCGACCTCGCCGACATCGTCGCCAACCAGTGGAAGTGA
- the LOC4336045 gene encoding ran guanine nucleotide release factor isoform 1 (isoform 1 is encoded by transcript variant 1) yields the protein MSGERCAGRPLFGGAISSTFPVRFQDVSNIRQVPDHQEVFVDPARDESLIFELLDLKGEVEDGGSALWFLRDIANEQDAGDNLVVEHSGTIELGGLRFGDAPAVAGTAVGQLAISKGRQGREAQNIVRLYLANIRLKNAATDVVITAYEPLLINPLSESASAVAAGPAVPAEQAGCLAMSEIFKLAVMNFNVHDWNLFNGSS from the exons ATGTCCGGCGAGAGATGCGCCGGGCGGCCGCTGTTCGGCGGCGCCATCTCCAGTACCTTCCCCGTCCGGTTCCAG gATGTGAGCAACATCAGGCAAGTCCCCGACCATCAG GAGGTGTTCGTTGACCCGGCCCGCGACGAGAGCCTCATCTTCGAGCTGCTCGACCTCAAGGGCGAGGTAGAGGACGGCGGCAGCGCGCTCTGGTTCCTGCGCGACATCGCCAACGAGCAGGACGCGGGGGACAACTTG GTAGTTGAGCATTCTGGGACGATCGAGCTAGGTGGTCTGCGATTTGGAGATGCTCCTGCAGTGGCTGGAACTGCGGTTGGTCAGCTG GCTATCTCAAAAGGAAGGCAAGGCAGAGAAGCACAGAACATTGTTCGA CTTTACTTGGCCAATATACGCCTCAAGAATGCAGCTACTGATGTAGTTATTACTGCATATGAGCCACTGTTGATAAA CCCCTTGAGTGAAAGCGCCAGTGCAGTTGCAGCCGGTCCAGCAGTACCAGCAGAACAAGCAGGATGCTTAGCAATGTCTGAGATCTTCAAGCTCGCCGTGATGAACTTCAATGTCCATGACTGGAATCTTTTCAATGGCAGCAGTTGA
- the LOC4336045 gene encoding ran guanine nucleotide release factor isoform 2 (isoform 2 is encoded by transcript variant 2): MSGERCAGRPLFGGAISSTFPVRFQEVFVDPARDESLIFELLDLKGEVEDGGSALWFLRDIANEQDAGDNLVVEHSGTIELGGLRFGDAPAVAGTAVGQLAISKGRQGREAQNIVRLYLANIRLKNAATDVVITAYEPLLINPLSESASAVAAGPAVPAEQAGCLAMSEIFKLAVMNFNVHDWNLFNGSS, from the exons ATGTCCGGCGAGAGATGCGCCGGGCGGCCGCTGTTCGGCGGCGCCATCTCCAGTACCTTCCCCGTCCGGTTCCAG GAGGTGTTCGTTGACCCGGCCCGCGACGAGAGCCTCATCTTCGAGCTGCTCGACCTCAAGGGCGAGGTAGAGGACGGCGGCAGCGCGCTCTGGTTCCTGCGCGACATCGCCAACGAGCAGGACGCGGGGGACAACTTG GTAGTTGAGCATTCTGGGACGATCGAGCTAGGTGGTCTGCGATTTGGAGATGCTCCTGCAGTGGCTGGAACTGCGGTTGGTCAGCTG GCTATCTCAAAAGGAAGGCAAGGCAGAGAAGCACAGAACATTGTTCGA CTTTACTTGGCCAATATACGCCTCAAGAATGCAGCTACTGATGTAGTTATTACTGCATATGAGCCACTGTTGATAAA CCCCTTGAGTGAAAGCGCCAGTGCAGTTGCAGCCGGTCCAGCAGTACCAGCAGAACAAGCAGGATGCTTAGCAATGTCTGAGATCTTCAAGCTCGCCGTGATGAACTTCAATGTCCATGACTGGAATCTTTTCAATGGCAGCAGTTGA